One Coffea arabica cultivar ET-39 chromosome 5e, Coffea Arabica ET-39 HiFi, whole genome shotgun sequence DNA segment encodes these proteins:
- the LOC113743359 gene encoding probable polyol transporter 4 isoform X1, with protein sequence MLKKKRSQYLLPLKKEETHKQSWLLSQSQFFLYSSWSLGMDHHKLVEKRRKSTRKFVLACAAFASINNVLIGYDVGVMSGAILFIKEDLKTTEVQEEIFLGILSIISILGILAGGRISDAIGRKPAMGLSAFVFQAGAVIMTVSPTFEVLMIGRILAGIGIGFGVMIAPVYIAEISPAFARGSLTSFPEIFINLGILLGFVSNYAFSGLPAHLNWRIMLAVGILPAVFIAFALCIIPESPRWLVMQNRIQEARAILLKTNDNDTEVDERLSEIQLAAGITDAEKHQSKAVWRELLSPTPALRRMMITGFGIQCFQQITGIDATIYYSPKIFKAAGIDGNSNLLAATVAVGVTKTAFILVAIVLIDKVGRKPLLYVSTIGMTLCLFTLGTSLSILGEGSVGIALAILSVCANVAFFSVGIGPVCWVLTSEIFPLRLRAQASALGGVCSRVCSGLIAMSFLSVSHAITTAGTFLVFSLLSAISVAFVYTMVPETKGKSLEQIELLFQNNICGGFGNKNFISLKFLGDKHKVSARTA encoded by the exons atgttaaaaaaaaaaagaag CCAGTATTTACTACCTctaaagaaggaagaaactcatAAACAGTCTTGGCTCTTGAGTCAATCCCAGTTTTTCCTCTACTCTTCTTGGAGCTTAGGAATGG ATCATCATAAGCTGGTGGAAAAGAGAAGGAAGAGTACAAGGAAATTCGTTCTTGCTTGTGCTGCTTTTGCATCTATTAACAATGTCCTTATCGGCTATG ATGTAGGTGTCATGAGTGGGGCAATACTATTTATTAAAGAAGATTTGAAGACAACAGAGGTGCAAGAAGaaatttttcttggtatcttgagCATAATATCAATTTTGGGTATTTTAGCTGGTGGAAGAATATCTGATGCCATTGGGAGAAAACCAGCAATGGGTTTATCTGCTTTTGTCTTCCAAGCAGGAGCAGTCATAATGACTGTATCCCCCACATTTGAGGTACTAATGATAGGAAGAATCTTGGCTGGAATTGGAATTGGTTTTGGAGTCATGATTGCACCTGTTTACATTGCAGAGATATCACCTGCATTTGCTAGAGGTTCCCTCACCTCCTTTCCTGAGATTTTCATAAATCTGGGAATCCTTTTAGGTTTTGTCTCCAACTATGCATTTTCTGGTCTTCCAGCACACTTAAACTGGAGGATAATGCTTGCAGTGGGAATTCTGCCTGCAGTCTTCATTGCATTTGCACTATGCATAATTCCTGAGTCACCACGGTGGTTAGTTATGCAGAACCGAATTCAAGAGGCAAGGGCTATTCTGTTGAAAACAAATGATAATGACACAGAGGTAGATGAGAGGCTATCAGAAATTCAATTAGCTGCTGGAATTACTGATGCCGAGAAGCATCAAAGCAAGGCTGTGTGGCGTGAATTGCTAAGTCCTACTCCAGCACTTCGCAGGATGATGATCACTGGTTTCGGAATCCAGTGTTTCCAACAGATTACTGGCATTGATGCAACTATTTATTATAGTCCCAAGATCTTTAAAGCTGCTGGTATTGATGGTAACTCAAACCTTCTTGCAGCAACAGTGGCTGTGGGGGTTACAAAGACAGCATTTATACTTGTAGCTATTGTTCTTATCGACAAAGTTGGGAGAAAGCCACTGCTCTATGTGAGCACAATTGGTATGACTTTATGTCTGTTTACATTGGGAACCAGCCTTTCCATTCTGGGAGAGGGATCTGTTGGAATAGCATTGGCAATACTATCAGTCTGTGCAAATGTAGCTTTCTTTTCCGTGGGTATTGGTCCAGTTTGTTGGGTTTTGACTTCTGAAATCTTTCCTTTGAGGCTAAGAGCTCAAGCATCAGCACTTGGAGGAGTTTGCAGCAGAGTATGCAGTGGCCTGATTGCTATGTCCTTCCTCTCTGTTTCGCATGCAATTACTACAGCTGGGACCTTTCTTGTGTTTAGTTTACTTTCAGCAATTTCTGTTGCCTTTGTCTATACAATGGTTCCAGAAACTAAAGGTAAATCTCTGGAGCAGATTGAGCTGCTGTTCCAAAATAATATCTGCGGAGGTTTTGGTAACAAAAATTTCATCTCCTTAAAGTTTCTTGGAGACAAACACAAAGTGTCAGCACGCACAGCTTGA
- the LOC113743359 gene encoding probable polyol transporter 4 isoform X2, which translates to MSGAILFIKEDLKTTEVQEEIFLGILSIISILGILAGGRISDAIGRKPAMGLSAFVFQAGAVIMTVSPTFEVLMIGRILAGIGIGFGVMIAPVYIAEISPAFARGSLTSFPEIFINLGILLGFVSNYAFSGLPAHLNWRIMLAVGILPAVFIAFALCIIPESPRWLVMQNRIQEARAILLKTNDNDTEVDERLSEIQLAAGITDAEKHQSKAVWRELLSPTPALRRMMITGFGIQCFQQITGIDATIYYSPKIFKAAGIDGNSNLLAATVAVGVTKTAFILVAIVLIDKVGRKPLLYVSTIGMTLCLFTLGTSLSILGEGSVGIALAILSVCANVAFFSVGIGPVCWVLTSEIFPLRLRAQASALGGVCSRVCSGLIAMSFLSVSHAITTAGTFLVFSLLSAISVAFVYTMVPETKGKSLEQIELLFQNNICGGFGNKNFISLKFLGDKHKVSARTA; encoded by the coding sequence ATGAGTGGGGCAATACTATTTATTAAAGAAGATTTGAAGACAACAGAGGTGCAAGAAGaaatttttcttggtatcttgagCATAATATCAATTTTGGGTATTTTAGCTGGTGGAAGAATATCTGATGCCATTGGGAGAAAACCAGCAATGGGTTTATCTGCTTTTGTCTTCCAAGCAGGAGCAGTCATAATGACTGTATCCCCCACATTTGAGGTACTAATGATAGGAAGAATCTTGGCTGGAATTGGAATTGGTTTTGGAGTCATGATTGCACCTGTTTACATTGCAGAGATATCACCTGCATTTGCTAGAGGTTCCCTCACCTCCTTTCCTGAGATTTTCATAAATCTGGGAATCCTTTTAGGTTTTGTCTCCAACTATGCATTTTCTGGTCTTCCAGCACACTTAAACTGGAGGATAATGCTTGCAGTGGGAATTCTGCCTGCAGTCTTCATTGCATTTGCACTATGCATAATTCCTGAGTCACCACGGTGGTTAGTTATGCAGAACCGAATTCAAGAGGCAAGGGCTATTCTGTTGAAAACAAATGATAATGACACAGAGGTAGATGAGAGGCTATCAGAAATTCAATTAGCTGCTGGAATTACTGATGCCGAGAAGCATCAAAGCAAGGCTGTGTGGCGTGAATTGCTAAGTCCTACTCCAGCACTTCGCAGGATGATGATCACTGGTTTCGGAATCCAGTGTTTCCAACAGATTACTGGCATTGATGCAACTATTTATTATAGTCCCAAGATCTTTAAAGCTGCTGGTATTGATGGTAACTCAAACCTTCTTGCAGCAACAGTGGCTGTGGGGGTTACAAAGACAGCATTTATACTTGTAGCTATTGTTCTTATCGACAAAGTTGGGAGAAAGCCACTGCTCTATGTGAGCACAATTGGTATGACTTTATGTCTGTTTACATTGGGAACCAGCCTTTCCATTCTGGGAGAGGGATCTGTTGGAATAGCATTGGCAATACTATCAGTCTGTGCAAATGTAGCTTTCTTTTCCGTGGGTATTGGTCCAGTTTGTTGGGTTTTGACTTCTGAAATCTTTCCTTTGAGGCTAAGAGCTCAAGCATCAGCACTTGGAGGAGTTTGCAGCAGAGTATGCAGTGGCCTGATTGCTATGTCCTTCCTCTCTGTTTCGCATGCAATTACTACAGCTGGGACCTTTCTTGTGTTTAGTTTACTTTCAGCAATTTCTGTTGCCTTTGTCTATACAATGGTTCCAGAAACTAAAGGTAAATCTCTGGAGCAGATTGAGCTGCTGTTCCAAAATAATATCTGCGGAGGTTTTGGTAACAAAAATTTCATCTCCTTAAAGTTTCTTGGAGACAAACACAAAGTGTCAGCACGCACAGCTTGA
- the LOC113743685 gene encoding uncharacterized protein → MVNWGIAELHRNSGNWDNLVKDIVKMEKKIFPKHESLARSFDEELKKRNSGLLYSQVEDGDVAGYVMYSWPSSISASITKLAVKENHRGRGLGEALLKEAIHKCGTRKIQRVSLHVDPERTAAMNLYKKLGFKVDTLVEGYYSPDRNAYRMYLDFQTD, encoded by the exons ATGGTGAACTGGGGAATTGCAGAACTCCACAGAAACTCAGGCAACTGGGACAACCTAGTTAAAGATATAGTGAAGATGGAGAAAAAGATTTTCCCAAAACACGAATCACTTGCTCGATCGTTTGATGAAGAACTCAAGAAAAGGAACAGTGGGCTGCTTTACTCCCAGGTTGAAGATGGAGATGTTGCTGGCTATGTCATGTACTCTTGGCCTTCTTCGATCTCTGCTTCCATTACAAAACTTGCAG tgaagGAAAATCATCGAGGACGAGGGCTTGGAGAAGCATTGCTGAAGGAAGCGATCCACAAATGCGGAACAAGAAAGATCCAAAGGGTATCCCTTCATGTTGATCCTGAAAGAACTGCAGCTATGAACCTCTACAAGAAACTGGGATTCAAAGTGGATACTCTTGTTGAGGGTTATTATTCCCCAGATCGAAATGCTTACAGAATGTACCTTGATTTTCAAACAGATTAA
- the LOC113743392 gene encoding tetraspanin-19-like, whose product MSRMARSCLQSVLKIVNSGIGMVGIATILYSLWMFMTWRRHLGPNPPDVPTPWFIYSFLVIGVTLCVVTCSGHIAAETANGCCLCFYMIFVFLLIMVEAAVTVDVILNRNWEEDFPDDPTGNFNEFKDFVRENFETCKWVGVVVVAVQGVSMLLAMILKALGPYPERYYESDDDYSPDRVPLLKHYAPPPSYVVADTLHPSRNDSWNVRINSKGNR is encoded by the exons ATGTCGAGAATGGCGCGGAGTTGCCTGCAATCCGTCCTGAAAATAGTGAATTCGGGAATTGGAATGGTGGGGATAGCTACGATTTTGTATTCCCTTTGGATGTTTATGACTTGGCGAAGGCACTTGGGTCCTAATCCTCCTGATGTACCTACCCCTTG GTTCATCTACTCCTTTCTTGTCATTGGGGTGACTTTGTGTGTTGTGACATGCTCAGGGCACATTGCTGCTGAGACTGCTAATGGTTGCTGTCTTTGTTTT TACATGATATTTGTCTTTCTGCTTATCATGGTTGAAGCTGCAGTAACTGTGGATGTGATTCTAAATCGCAACTGGGAGGAG GACTTTCCAGATGACCCAACAGGGAATTTTAACGAGTTCAAGGATTTTGTGagagaaaattttgaaacttgCAAATGGGTTGGCGTGGTTGTAGTTGCTGTGCAG GGTGTAAGTATGCTACTGGCAATGATTCTAAAAGCCTTAGGACCATATCCTGAGAGATACTATGAGAGTGATGATGATTATAGTCCAGATAGAGTCCCTCTCTTGAAGCATTATGCCCCTCCGCCTTCATACGTTGTTGCTGACACACTTCATCCATCAAGGAATGATTCTTGGAATGTCAGGATCAACAGTAAG GGAAACAGATAA